One window of Mesorhizobium sp. WSM4904 genomic DNA carries:
- a CDS encoding type II and III secretion system protein family protein, which yields MAAAAFLAGAGTLAFGAPARANNDVVYVSATKNASIKVAKGKPKTIMTSAAFYQIVIGDPEIANVNPLTDKSFYVLGNNLGTTGIALFDQNKQLVGTIDVEVTLDTDQLASTIRASVPDAKIRVGSANGRVVLSGEADDAVAAEKASKIASRFSGNEEVINSVNISSSQQVQLNVRFVEINRQAGQDLGAKYGANFAFGMGGRDVILDPGTVPTAGTGEIIGRLLSNGVSIDIAIKALEERGLARRLAEPNLIARSGQTASFLAGGEFPIPVSEDNGKISVTYKKYGVGLDFTPTVLKDGLVSLDIAPEVSSIDTSASIQVSNGISIPAFIVRRAKTSVDLKNGQSFMIAGLLQSQNDITTSRLPGLGKLPVLGSLFSSKSYQRRETDLVIIVTPYLVKPVDPSKKMVEPTDGTQPPSNVDYFLNNNEEVSASAPKRPVALADGSVARPAAATTSGHFLDLPKD from the coding sequence ATGGCTGCGGCCGCCTTCCTGGCAGGCGCAGGAACGCTTGCCTTTGGGGCGCCGGCCCGGGCAAACAACGATGTCGTCTACGTCTCGGCGACCAAGAATGCCTCGATCAAGGTCGCCAAGGGCAAGCCCAAGACGATCATGACGAGCGCCGCCTTCTACCAGATCGTCATCGGCGATCCAGAGATCGCCAACGTCAACCCGCTGACCGACAAGTCCTTCTATGTGCTGGGCAACAATCTCGGCACCACCGGCATCGCGCTGTTCGACCAGAACAAGCAGCTCGTCGGCACCATCGACGTCGAGGTGACGCTGGATACCGACCAGCTCGCAAGCACCATCCGCGCCAGCGTGCCGGATGCCAAGATCAGGGTCGGTTCGGCCAACGGCCGCGTGGTGCTGTCGGGTGAGGCCGACGACGCGGTCGCGGCCGAGAAGGCGAGCAAGATCGCGTCGCGCTTCTCGGGCAACGAGGAAGTGATCAACTCGGTCAACATCTCGTCCTCGCAGCAGGTTCAGCTCAATGTCCGATTTGTCGAGATCAACCGCCAGGCGGGACAAGATCTCGGCGCCAAATACGGGGCCAACTTTGCCTTCGGCATGGGCGGCCGTGACGTCATCCTTGATCCCGGCACCGTGCCGACGGCCGGCACCGGCGAGATCATCGGCCGGTTGCTCTCCAACGGCGTTTCGATCGATATCGCCATCAAGGCGCTCGAAGAGCGCGGTCTGGCCCGGCGGCTGGCCGAGCCGAACCTGATCGCCCGCTCGGGCCAGACGGCAAGCTTCCTCGCCGGCGGCGAGTTTCCGATCCCGGTCTCCGAGGACAACGGCAAGATCAGCGTCACCTATAAGAAATACGGCGTCGGCCTGGATTTCACGCCGACCGTGCTCAAGGATGGGCTGGTCAGCCTGGATATCGCGCCTGAAGTGTCCTCGATCGACACTTCTGCCTCCATCCAAGTCAGCAACGGCATTTCCATTCCGGCTTTCATCGTGCGCCGCGCCAAGACGTCGGTCGACCTGAAGAACGGCCAGAGCTTCATGATCGCCGGCCTTTTGCAGTCGCAGAACGACATCACGACCTCGCGTCTGCCGGGGCTCGGCAAGCTGCCGGTGCTGGGCTCGCTGTTCTCCTCGAAGTCCTATCAGCGGCGCGAGACCGACCTCGTGATCATCGTCACACCTTATCTGGTCAAGCCGGTCGACCCGTCGAAGAAGATGGTCGAGCCGACCGACGGAACGCAGCCGCCAAGCAATGTCGACTACTTCCTGAACAACAACGAGGAAGTGAGCGCCTCGGCGCCCAAGCGCCCGGTGGCGTTGGCCGACGGCAGTGTGGCCCGTCCGGCGGCCGCCACGACCTCCGGCCACTTTCTCGATCTGCCGAAGGACTGA